From a region of the Mercurialis annua linkage group LG1-X, ddMerAnnu1.2, whole genome shotgun sequence genome:
- the LOC126666212 gene encoding F-box/FBD/LRR-repeat protein At5g56420-like isoform X2 has product MKRQKCLEQPPPPSHQHSQATTTAAANTNTNTIDNLPENLILHILSFLPTQDAITTSLVSKTWCRLWTSIPSLNFSLIKFRPHKTPSATRRRFSGYINRTLISRAHSPLRTFRLRFLYKDRFKSDVDSWVRYAVENHVQELDFGFLIGPSLRDMHVYTFPFDVLHGQVRVLRLTLCHLNLPSGVNNFSSLNLKSVYLDEVRLSDQMCSDLICGCSGLEVLELSKCYGMDCLYICSKSLKELDLKYFSRNGEEVDLEIDCPNLVRLNIFWVEVKKCCFKNLFNLVHFGYHIGHSNSFYRYWSRFFSLLDQLPQIESLAVQNWWLKFVLKETFSKDFLLYNLKHLELQTCYTQHDLLGMEALLELAPNVETMILDSLHKIDADESLSEDLASKPITLSISNLKEVKMKRFIGTENEAYFLALLKKQGVVLEKIVMQRGINLQHSIGCSAENSG; this is encoded by the exons ATGAAACGTCAAAAATGCTTGGAACAGCCACCCCCACCCTCTCATCAACACTCTCAGGCGACAACCACCGCCGCAGCCAACACCAACACCAACACCATAGACAACCTACCGGAAAATCTAATCCTCCATATCCTGTCCTTTCTCCCAACACAAGACGCAATCACAACAAGTTTAGTGTCAAAAACATGGTGCCGATTATGGACATCAATCCCCTCCCTAAACTTTTCTTTAATCAAATTCCGTCCTCACAAAACCCCTTCCGCCACTCGCAGACGCTTCTCCGGCTACATCAACCGCACGCTCATCTCCCGTGCACACTCCCCTCTCCGCACATTCCGCCTGCGATTCCTCTACAAAGATCGGTTCAAATCCGATGTCGATTCTTGGGTTCGTTACGCAGTTGAAAATCATGTGCAAGAATTAGACTTTGGTTTCCTTATTGGCCCATCTTTACGTGATATGCATGTCTATACTTTTCCATTTGATGTTTTGCATGGGCAAGTTAGGGTTTTGAGGTTGACTCTTTGCCACTTGAATTTGCCTAGTGGTGTCAATAATTTTTCGAGTTTGAATCTGAAGTCAGTTTATCTTGATGAAGTTCGTTTGAGTGATCAAATGTGTTCGGATTTAATTTGTGGGTGTTCTGGTTTAGAAGTTTTAGAGCTTTCTAAATGTTATGGTATGGATTGTTTGTACATTTGTTCTAAGAGCTTGAAGGAATTGGATCTTAAGTATTTTTCGCGTAATGGCGAAGAAGTTGATTTGGAGATTGATTGTCCTAATCTTGTTAGGTTAAATATTTTCTGGGTCGAGGTTAAGAAatgttgttttaagaatttgtTTAATTTGGTTCATTTTGGTTATCATATTGGGCATAGCAACTCTTTTTATAGATACTGGAGTAGGTTTTTCAGTTTGCTTGATCAACTGCCGCAAATCGAGAGTCTTGCAGTTCAAAATTGGTGGCTTAAG TTTGTCCTAAAGGAAACTTTCTCGAAAGACTTCCTACTCTACAATCTCAAGCACTTGGAGCTACAAACATGTTATACGCAGCATGATCTTCTTGGCATGGAAGCTCTGCTTGAACTTGCTCCCAATGTGGAGACAATGATCCTTGATTCTTTACATAAAATCGATGCAGAT GAGAGTTTGTCAGAAGATCTGGCTAGCAAACCAATTACTCTAAGCATATCAAATCTCAAGGAAGTGAAGATGAAACGATTTATAGGAACGGAAAATGAAGCGTATTTTTTGGCACTTTTAAAGAAGCAAGGAGTGGTATTAGAGAAAATCGTAATGCAGAG GGGCATAAATCTGCAGCATTCAATAGGTTGCAGTGCTGAAAATTCAGGATAG
- the LOC126666212 gene encoding F-box/FBD/LRR-repeat protein At5g56420-like isoform X1 — MKRQKCLEQPPPPSHQHSQATTTAAANTNTNTIDNLPENLILHILSFLPTQDAITTSLVSKTWCRLWTSIPSLNFSLIKFRPHKTPSATRRRFSGYINRTLISRAHSPLRTFRLRFLYKDRFKSDVDSWVRYAVENHVQELDFGFLIGPSLRDMHVYTFPFDVLHGQVRVLRLTLCHLNLPSGVNNFSSLNLKSVYLDEVRLSDQMCSDLICGCSGLEVLELSKCYGMDCLYICSKSLKELDLKYFSRNGEEVDLEIDCPNLVRLNIFWVEVKKCCFKNLFNLVHFGYHIGHSNSFYRYWSRFFSLLDQLPQIESLAVQNWWLKFVLKETFSKDFLLYNLKHLELQTCYTQHDLLGMEALLELAPNVETMILDSLHKIDADESLSEDLASKPITLSISNLKEVKMKRFIGTENEAYFLALLKKQGVVLEKIVMQSRGINLQHSIGCSAENSG; from the exons ATGAAACGTCAAAAATGCTTGGAACAGCCACCCCCACCCTCTCATCAACACTCTCAGGCGACAACCACCGCCGCAGCCAACACCAACACCAACACCATAGACAACCTACCGGAAAATCTAATCCTCCATATCCTGTCCTTTCTCCCAACACAAGACGCAATCACAACAAGTTTAGTGTCAAAAACATGGTGCCGATTATGGACATCAATCCCCTCCCTAAACTTTTCTTTAATCAAATTCCGTCCTCACAAAACCCCTTCCGCCACTCGCAGACGCTTCTCCGGCTACATCAACCGCACGCTCATCTCCCGTGCACACTCCCCTCTCCGCACATTCCGCCTGCGATTCCTCTACAAAGATCGGTTCAAATCCGATGTCGATTCTTGGGTTCGTTACGCAGTTGAAAATCATGTGCAAGAATTAGACTTTGGTTTCCTTATTGGCCCATCTTTACGTGATATGCATGTCTATACTTTTCCATTTGATGTTTTGCATGGGCAAGTTAGGGTTTTGAGGTTGACTCTTTGCCACTTGAATTTGCCTAGTGGTGTCAATAATTTTTCGAGTTTGAATCTGAAGTCAGTTTATCTTGATGAAGTTCGTTTGAGTGATCAAATGTGTTCGGATTTAATTTGTGGGTGTTCTGGTTTAGAAGTTTTAGAGCTTTCTAAATGTTATGGTATGGATTGTTTGTACATTTGTTCTAAGAGCTTGAAGGAATTGGATCTTAAGTATTTTTCGCGTAATGGCGAAGAAGTTGATTTGGAGATTGATTGTCCTAATCTTGTTAGGTTAAATATTTTCTGGGTCGAGGTTAAGAAatgttgttttaagaatttgtTTAATTTGGTTCATTTTGGTTATCATATTGGGCATAGCAACTCTTTTTATAGATACTGGAGTAGGTTTTTCAGTTTGCTTGATCAACTGCCGCAAATCGAGAGTCTTGCAGTTCAAAATTGGTGGCTTAAG TTTGTCCTAAAGGAAACTTTCTCGAAAGACTTCCTACTCTACAATCTCAAGCACTTGGAGCTACAAACATGTTATACGCAGCATGATCTTCTTGGCATGGAAGCTCTGCTTGAACTTGCTCCCAATGTGGAGACAATGATCCTTGATTCTTTACATAAAATCGATGCAGAT GAGAGTTTGTCAGAAGATCTGGCTAGCAAACCAATTACTCTAAGCATATCAAATCTCAAGGAAGTGAAGATGAAACGATTTATAGGAACGGAAAATGAAGCGTATTTTTTGGCACTTTTAAAGAAGCAAGGAGTGGTATTAGAGAAAATCGTAATGCAGAG TAGGGGCATAAATCTGCAGCATTCAATAGGTTGCAGTGCTGAAAATTCAGGATAG
- the LOC126660404 gene encoding tetraspanin-3-like gives MRTTNHLIGLLNFITFLLSIPILGGGIWLSSRANNTDCLKFLQWPLIVIGIAIMVVSLAGFAGACYRNTLLMWVYLFVMFFIIAALIGFIIFAYAVTDKGSGRQVNRGYLDYYLQDYSGWLEERVASDSYWGKISSCVRDSKVCGKMSVNFNGVPETADMFYRRKLNPIQSGCCKPPTDCGFAYVNETIWTYTGGAVYNPDCNKWSNDQELLCYSCDSCKAGVLGSVRKSWRKVSVINIVILIILVIAYVVGCAAFRNNRRIDNDEPYGQARMTKSQPSRIHL, from the exons ATGAGAACTACAAATCACTTGATCGGTTTACTAAACTTCATAACATTCCTACTCTCAATCCCCATCCTAGGCGGTGGAATATGGCTAAGCAGCCGAGCCAACAACACCGACTGTTTAAAATTCTTACAGTGGCCGCTAATAGTCATCGGAATAGCCATCATGGTCGTTTCTTTAGCTGGCTTCGCCGGCGCGTGCTATAGAAACACTTTGTTGATGTGGGTTTATCTTTTCGTTATGTTCTTCATCATCGCTGCACTTATAGGGTTCATTATCTTTGCCTATGCCGTCACCGATAAAGGGTCCGGCCGGCAGGTCAATAGAGGCTATTTGGATTATTATTTGCAGGATTATTCCGGCTGGTTGGAGGAACGAGTGGCGAGTGATAGTTACTGGGGGAAGATTAGTTCTTGTGTTAGAGACTCTAAAGTCTGTGGTAAGATGAGTGTTAATTTTAACGGTGTGCCGGAAACTGCTGACATGTTTTATAGGCGGAAGCTTAATCCTATTCAG TCCGGTTGCTGTAAGCCACCTACCGACTGTGGTTTCGCCTACGTGAACGAAACGATATGGACATATACAGGAGGGGCTGTTTACAATCCGGATTGCAATAAATGGAGCAACGATCAGGAGCTACTGTGTTATTCTTGTGATTCTTGCAAGGCTGGAGTACTAGGCAGCGTGAGAAAAAGCTGGAGAAAGGTGTCGGTTATTAACATCGTTATACTAATCATCCTAGTGATTGCCTATGTGGTTGGCTGTGCAGCATTCAGGAACAATCGTCGGATTGATAATGATGAACCGTATGGTCAAGCAAGGATGACCAAGTCACAACCCAGTAGAATCCATCTTTAA
- the LOC126672752 gene encoding uncharacterized protein LOC126672752 has product MKKFTLEIHKIRRFGKEETRKDEGFGWVDDTLMFLPNDMSMVINLLRILRCFELVSGLRINYTKSSIIGLNVPDQDMTSAASILNCKIDTLPFTYLGLPLARKHLPVSQYNQILENFTSHCFMESMCCFTIPSSVLSIIERNLRNFLWSGSSSTRNICKVA; this is encoded by the exons ATGAAGAAATTCACTTTGGAAATCCATAAAATTAGAAGATTTGGTAAAGAAGAAACAAGGAAGGATGAGGGATTTGGGTGGGTGG ATGATACTCTTATGTTTCTCCCAAACGACATGTCTATGGTTATTAATCTGCTCCGAATTCTTCGTTGCTTCGAATTGGTTTCTGGTTTGCGCATCAATTACACGAAGAGCTCAATCATTGGCCTCAACGTGCCTGACCAAGATATGACGTCTGCGGCATCCATCCTCAACTGCAAAATTGATACGCTTCCATTCACTTATCTGGGGCTGCCTTTAGCTCGGAAACACTTGCCGGTCTCTCAATATAATCAGATTTTGGAGAACTTCACTTCTCATTGCTTTATGGAAAG TATGTGCTGCTTTACTATTCCGTCGAGTGTTCTTTCAATCATCGAGCGAAATTTGAGGAATTTTCTGTGGTCGGGGTCATCTTCTACCCGGAATATTTGTAAGGTTGCTTGA